Proteins encoded by one window of Glycine soja cultivar W05 chromosome 15, ASM419377v2, whole genome shotgun sequence:
- the LOC114388250 gene encoding uncharacterized protein LOC114388250, with product MKPLLRFGIAFILLLHSSLASHIPYPKAISDLKDTIVKGFGFTAEDDVTITGFDPRDAEVGHSVEYQFDLEIDHKVIPFKLLEDVKHWDYVDLPIFRAEAQSGLVPKRASADGLPVLAPFVLAGPMELWIHDANDMRLSLPHDVDAGVLKKVVLAEGAAVTVKGARSVSLRQPLDFPLPLNRTENGFANGLLTLAEHLRHASRTQGSPILSLRIVGPTSLTAAPSSDTTTSTSTSLKLKRLAPGLVELSSPLKSKEIEPFSRVDLEGEAPTVLTPTQFATLWPLASLNGSNANLLGFEKLLHSVLGAKAEKKGSFRLLKADVSAQTYVKMGFKAEKKVKKGELEGYYPSWRTKPETVTTHFEVLAKVDGEKVVPEKVMPVEPVIAVDSVAPNLLTQNVSMSKTQVVHPPPNPFYL from the exons ATGAAACCCCTTCTCCGCTTCGGAATCGCCTTCATCCTCCTCCTCCATTCCTCCCTCGCTTCTCATATCCCCTACCCCAAAGCAATTTCC GATTTGAAGGATACAATTGTGAAGGGATTTGGGTTCACGGCGGAAGATGATGTTACGATTACGGGGTTCGATCCTCGAGACGCCGAGGTAGGGCATTCAGTGGAGTACCAATTCGACCTCGAAATCGATCACAAGGTTATTCCCTTCAAGCTCCTCGAAGACGTCAAACACTGGGATTACGTCGATCTTCCCATTTTCCGGGCCGAGGCCCAATCCGGTTTGGTCCCTAAACGGGCTTCGGCTGACGGGCTTCCCGTTTTGGCTCCCTTCGTTCTCGCTGGGCCCATGGAACTCTGGATTCACGACGCCAACGACATGCGACTCTCCCTTCCC CATGACGTGGATGCTGGTGTGTTGAAGAAAGTGGTGTTGGCTGAGGGAGCAGCGGTTACCGTCAAAGGTGCAAGATCCGTTAGTCTTCGGCAACCTCTTGATTTCCCTCTTCCGTTAAACCGAACGGAGAATGGTTTTGCTAACGGTCTTTTAACTTTGGCTGAGCATCTTCGCCATGCTTCTAGAACCCAGGGTTCTCCGATTCTCTCGCTGAGAATCGTTGGTCCCACATCGCTCACAGCAGCGCCTTCTTCCGACACAACAACCTCAACCTCAACCTCGTTGAAGCTCAAACGTCTTGCACCTGGTCTCGTGGAATTGTCATCGCCCTTGAAGAGCAAAGAGATTGAACCATTTTCGAGGGTTGATCTTGAGGGTGAAGCCCCCACGGTGCTTACTCCGACCCAGTTTGCGACATTGTGGCCTCTTGCTTCGCTTAATGGGTCGAATGCTAACTTGTTGGGGTTTGAGAAACTCTTACATTCTGTGTTGGGGGCTAAGGCTGAGAAGAAAGGTTCCTTTAGGTTGTTGAAGGCTGATGTTTCTGCTCAGACTTACGTGAAGATGGGTTTTAAGGCGGAGAAGAAGGTGAAGAAAGGTGAATTGGAGGGTTACTATCCTTCGTGGAGGACTAAGCCCGAGACTGTGACGACGCACTTTGAGGTGCTGGCTAAGGTTGATGGGGAGAAAGTTGTGCCGGAGAAAGTTATGCCGGTGGAGCCTGTTATTGCGGTGGACAGTGTGGCGCCGAATTTGCTCACCCAGAATGTGTCCATGTCCAAGACACAAGTAGTTCACCCTCCACCCAACCCCTTTTACTTGTAA
- the LOC114387952 gene encoding proline iminopeptidase, which produces MKLGFVPNTLPSSFSLTSLIFKLPISFPFSHPKTTSSGRKSLVFRVQNIDHRIEPIPSHLMASENEFSELNRNLYPQIEPYSTGFLKVSDLHTIYWEQSGNPSGHPVVFIHGGPGGGTSPSNRKFFDPDFYRIVLFDQRSAGKSTPHACLEQNTTWDLIDDIEKLREHLEIPEWQVFGGSWGSTLALAYSQSHPDKVTGMILRGIFLLRKKEIDWFYEGGAAAIFPDAWEPFRDLIPESERGCFVDAYNKRLNSDDIKTQYAAARAWTKWEMMTAHLLPNEENIKKGDDDYFSLAFARIENHYFVNKGFFPSDSFLLDRIDKIRHINTTIVQGRYDVCCPMMSAWDLHKAWPEADFRVVPDAGHSANEPGITAELVAANEKLKNIIKNKGD; this is translated from the exons ATGAAGTTGGGTTTTGTTCCAAACACCCTCCCTTCCTCCTTCTCCTTAACTTCCCTAATTTTCAAACTTCCCATCTCATTTCCCTTCTCTCACCCCAAAACTACTTCTTCAG GAAGAAAGAGCTTAGTTTTTCGTGTGCAAAACATTGACCATAGAATTGAACCAATTCCTAGTCATTTGATGGCTTCAGAAAATGAATTCTCAGAACTCAACAGAAATCTTTACCCGCAAATAGAACCCTACAGTACAGGATTTTTGAAGGTTTCAGATCTTCACACAATTTACTGGGAGCAATCAGGAAACCCCAGTGGCCAT CCTGTTGTGTTCATTCATGGTGGTCCTGGAGGGGGAACTTCTCCAAGCAATCGGAAATTTTTTGATCCTGACTTTTACCGAATTGTTCTATTTGATCAG CGAAGTGCAGGGAAAAGCACACCACATGCTTGCTTAGAGCAAAACACCACATGGGACCTCATTGATGACATTGAAAAGCTAAGAGAACACTTGGAGATTCCAGAATGGCAG GTATTTGGTGGATCATGGGGAAGCACACTTGCCCTTGCATACAGCCAATCTCACCCGGACAAG GTTACTGGCATGATCCTCAGGGGGATTTTCCTTTTaaggaagaaagaaattgaTTGGTTTTACGAGGGAGGCGCTGCTGCTATATTCCCTGATG CTTGGGAGCCATTTAGAGATCTTATTCCAGAGAGTGAGAGAGGATGCTTTGTTGATGCCTATAACAAGAGATTAAACTCTGATGATATCAAAACTCAG TATGCAGCTGCTAGAGCGTGGACCAAATGGGAAATGATGACtgctcatcttcttccaaatgaagagaatataaaaaaagggGATGACGATTACTTTTCGCTG gCATTTGCAAGGATTGAAAACCACTATTTTGTAAACAAGGGATTCTTCCCCTCTGATTCATTCCTGTTGGACAGAATTGATAAAATAAGGCATATAAACACCACAATCGTTCAG GGAAGATATGATGTTTGCTGTCCTATGATGTCAGCCTGGGATCTTCATAAAGCTTGGCCAGAGGCAGATTTTAGG GTGGTTCCTGATGCAGGGCATTCAGCCAATGAACCAGGCATAACTGCTGAACTAGTGGCTGCAAATGagaaattgaaaaacataatCAAGAACAAAGGGGACTGA